GCAGTTCGCGGGCGAAGGTTTCCTGCAGCCCGCGCTTCCACACGGCCGTGGGGTAAACCGTGCCGTCGAGCAGCGGAAAGGCCATGCGGTGGAAGGTTTCCACCGCGTCCACCAACGCGCGCAGCACGCGTTCGCGCGCCGACTCGTCGCGCGCGTGAATCAGGCGGCAGGGCTGGGCGAAGCGTGCCCAGATGTGCGGCGTCGCCCCGGCACCGCCGGCCGCGGCCACGAACTGGTCGGTGCGCATGACCGCCACCTTGGCGTGCAGCGTGCGCCCGCCGACCTGGGCTTCCAGATAGTGCACGTTGGGCGCCAGCGCCGCGCCCAGGGCCGCGGATACCCCGCGCCCGTACCAGGCCGTGTAGCTGTCCACGAGCACGTAGAAATCGAGCAGCGTGGTCGACGGATCGGCCGCGCGCAGCCCCGAGCCGTAGTACAGCACGGCGGCGACGGCCGGATGGCCGGCCCGCACGGTCTCGGCGAGCGCCCGCACGTCGTCGTTGACGGGGTCGTCGGCATCGCGCGTTACGGCCGCGCGCAGGGCGTTGCGAGCCTCGGGCATGCCGCCTCCTTCACGCCACGCGGAAGCGCACGGGGGCGCCCGGTGTGAGCGTCAGGCACGTGGTGGGATCGCCGGGATACAACTCGCCGTCGAGTGTGCAGTCGGTTGAGGTGCACAACCGCAGGCGCCGGGGGCGCGCCCGCCAGACGCCGCGGCCGGGCCGGTCGCGGCCGTGGCCGTAGAGAAAGGCGGGCAGGCGCAGCCGGCCCGTAAGGGGCCAGCTCACGACCGCGACGCCCAGACCGCCGTCCGGGGGCGCGGGCCGCACCCCCATGAGCAGCCGGGCGAGCGTCGTGGCATAGATGACGACGACGCGGTCCATTTGCCAGGGACCGTCGTCCAGGGCATAGGACACGACATCCGGGCGCAGCACGGGGTCGTCGTCGATGCGGCCGGCGAGCAGGCGCAGCAGGGACACGCTCAGCGTGATGCCGTCGCTCAGCGGGCCGGGCAAGCCGCGGCTGTGCAGCTCGCCGGTCGACTGGCGGATGGCGCGCGGTATGGCGGCGGCGCCGAAGAAGAAGCCGTACTGCGTCGGCCCCCCGTCACGCTGCAGCGCGATGGGGCTGCGGACATTCACCCTCAGCGTGCGCCCCGCCGACCGGGCCGCAAGGACGCGCCGGAGCGCGCGGTGCGCCGGGCCGGCCAGGCCGACATCGGCGTGGATCATATTCGTGGTGCCGCCGCGCAGCAGCACGATGTCCGGCTCGTTGGCGAAGGGAGCCTCGGTGCGCAGGCAGGTGAGCACCGCGTCGAGTGTGCCGTCGCCGCCGTCGATCGCCAGGGTGTCGACACCCTGCTGCGCGAACGCGCACAGGACAGCCGGAACCTCCCCAGCGGCGTGCGTTTCCGCCCAGAGCGCACCGGCGCCCTCGGCCACGGCGCGGACGCGGGCGTGCGCATCCGGGCGGCCGCTGTTGGCGTTGGCGAGAACCGCGAGCGTGCTCACGCCGCCGTCCGCAGCCAGGACACCACGGGCGTGCCGCGCTGGCGCAGCGCCTCCGCCTGCGCGATGCGCACGAGATGCACGCCGTCCGAGGCGACGTGCCACGCCGCGACGGCGAGCAGGCCCCAGTCCGGCCGCCCGGCGAGCCAGAAGGCGGTGAGCAGCAGCAGGTTGGGGTTGCGCCGCGCCGTGATCAGGCGGAAGCGTGAATCAAACCGCTCCCACATGTGGATCTCCAGCCCGAAGCGCGACAGGAAGTACCCCTCGCACAGCCGGCCGCCGATGTAGCCCAGGAAGATGATCCAGATCGCGGGCGCCAGCCAGTTGGCGGGGAGGCTCGCCCCCGCGGCCGTGAGCCCGATCCCCCAGGCGGCGTACCAGATGGGCGGATGAACCAGATCCAGCACGTGGTCGAAGACGTCGCCGAAGGCGCTGGAGGTCAGCGTCACGCGCGCCAGCTTGCCGTCCACGGTGTCCAGGAAGGTCATCGCCCAGGCCGCGAGCAGGCCCCAGCCGAAGGCGCCGATCCAGAACAGCCAGATGACCAGTCCCACCAGCACGGCGCTGAGCAGCGTCACCATGTTGGGCGTGATCCCCAGCCGCGCGCACGCGCGCGTCGCCCAGAAGGCGGGGCCCGGCCACACCCACTTGGTCACGAGGTCGGTGACGCCCTTGTAGGCGGCGTCGTACAGGCGCCGTTCCGCGCTGCCGGCCTGACCCGGGGCGACGCGGCGGCACACCGGGTCGGTGCGCTTGCGCAGGCTGCCGCGATAGCCCTTGGCCACCGCGCGCGGCGACAGCACGCTGAAGGCCGAATCCGGCGGCGGCCGGCGCCCCAGCCAGCGGGCGGCGTGGGGCGCCTGCGCGGCGTCCACGTGGGCGGCGAGCACCTCGTGCCCGTCGCCGTCGGTGACGGCGACGCCCGGGCTTTCCAGCAGGCCTTCCAGCAGCGCCTCGTCGATCACCGCGTCCCCGGCCAGCAGGATCACGCTGCCCGCCGTCGGCCAGGCCTGCCCCTGGTTCAGGACGGCGGTGATCCCCATCTTCGCCAGCATCCGGCGTGCGCGGGCCTCGGGCGTGAAGCCCCAGACGCGCGGCGGCGCCGCGACCGACTGAATCACGGCGTATACCGGCGCGTTCGCCGATGGCTGTTGCCCCTGGGTGGCAGCCGTCTGCACCGTCATGGCGCCTCGACGCTTTCCTGGCTCCCGGCTCGAGCGATGGTCCGATCCCGACCGATGGCCCGCCTGGTTCACGTTTCCGATCTGCACTGCCCGCCCCTGCCGGCCATGACCGTGCGGGAGGCGCTGAGCAAGCGCGTCTTGGGATATGCCTCCTGGCACCGCAAACGCAAGGCTCTGCATCGCAACGAGGTGCTGGAAGCCCTTACGCGCGATGTGGCCGCCTGCGGACCGGACCACGTCTGCGTCACCGGCGACCTGACGAATCTGGGGCTGGCCGCCGAGGCGCCCACCGTGGCGCACTGGCTGGCGCGCTTCGGCGACGCGCGGGACGTCAGCGCCGTTCCCGGCAACCACGACGCCTACGTCCCCGACGCGCCCGCACCCGAACGGCAGTGGGCGGACTGGATGCGGGGCGATGAGGGCCAGCCGGGCTTTCCCTACCTGCGCCGGCGCGGCGGCCTGGCGATCGTGGGGGTGTCGAGCGCGGTGGCGACCCCGCCGTTTCTCGCCACCGGGCGCATCGGCACCGAGCAGGCGGGCCGCCTGGAAGCCCTGCTGCGCATCGCGAACAACGAGGGATTGGCCCGGGTGGTGCTGGTGCACCATCCGCCGCAGCCGGGCGCCGTGCGCCGCCGGGTGGCCCTCAGCGACGGCGGGCGCCTGCGTGCCGTGCTGGCGCGGACGGGGGCGGAGCTGGTGCTGCACGGGCACGCGCACAAACCCGTTCGGGCGTCGCTGACCGGCCCCGAGGGTGCCATCCCGGTGCTGGGCGTGGGGTCGGCGTCCTGCGTTGGGGATGCCCGCCACCCCTCGGCGGGCTTTCTCGTGCTCGATCTGGCGGCGCGGGACGGCCGCCTGGCCGGGACGGTGACGGATCACGCCTACGATCGCGTGCGCGACGCCTTCGTCGAAGGTGCGCAGCACGCCCTCTAAGCTGGGGGCGGGGCAGCGCGAATGCCGAAGGTTCCCTCGGAAGAATGACAGTCGTTTGACAGCCACGCGACGCCAACTACGCTAAAGGGCGACGCCGAAATGGGCGCCGGGTGCGGTGAAGGGGGGCATGTGTGAAAACGGTGATTCTCAGTGCCGGGCAGGGGAAGCGCCTCCTGCCGCTGACGGAACGCGCGCCCAAGGCGCTGGTCGAGGTGGCCCCCGAGACCACGATCCTGGGCTGGCAACTCGACCAGCTCGCGGCGGCGGGCGTGGACGACGTCACCGTGGTGACCGGATTCGCGGCCGACCAGGTGGAGACCGCGCTGGCGCGC
The Limimonas halophila genome window above contains:
- a CDS encoding diacylglycerol/lipid kinase family protein; translated protein: MSTLAVLANANSGRPDAHARVRAVAEGAGALWAETHAAGEVPAVLCAFAQQGVDTLAIDGGDGTLDAVLTCLRTEAPFANEPDIVLLRGGTTNMIHADVGLAGPAHRALRRVLAARSAGRTLRVNVRSPIALQRDGGPTQYGFFFGAAAIPRAIRQSTGELHSRGLPGPLSDGITLSVSLLRLLAGRIDDDPVLRPDVVSYALDDGPWQMDRVVVIYATTLARLLMGVRPAPPDGGLGVAVVSWPLTGRLRLPAFLYGHGRDRPGRGVWRARPRRLRLCTSTDCTLDGELYPGDPTTCLTLTPGAPVRFRVA
- a CDS encoding CDP-alcohol phosphatidyltransferase family protein encodes the protein MTVQTAATQGQQPSANAPVYAVIQSVAAPPRVWGFTPEARARRMLAKMGITAVLNQGQAWPTAGSVILLAGDAVIDEALLEGLLESPGVAVTDGDGHEVLAAHVDAAQAPHAARWLGRRPPPDSAFSVLSPRAVAKGYRGSLRKRTDPVCRRVAPGQAGSAERRLYDAAYKGVTDLVTKWVWPGPAFWATRACARLGITPNMVTLLSAVLVGLVIWLFWIGAFGWGLLAAWAMTFLDTVDGKLARVTLTSSAFGDVFDHVLDLVHPPIWYAAWGIGLTAAGASLPANWLAPAIWIIFLGYIGGRLCEGYFLSRFGLEIHMWERFDSRFRLITARRNPNLLLLTAFWLAGRPDWGLLAVAAWHVASDGVHLVRIAQAEALRQRGTPVVSWLRTAA
- a CDS encoding metallophosphoesterase family protein, with the protein product MARLVHVSDLHCPPLPAMTVREALSKRVLGYASWHRKRKALHRNEVLEALTRDVAACGPDHVCVTGDLTNLGLAAEAPTVAHWLARFGDARDVSAVPGNHDAYVPDAPAPERQWADWMRGDEGQPGFPYLRRRGGLAIVGVSSAVATPPFLATGRIGTEQAGRLEALLRIANNEGLARVVLVHHPPQPGAVRRRVALSDGGRLRAVLARTGAELVLHGHAHKPVRASLTGPEGAIPVLGVGSASCVGDARHPSAGFLVLDLAARDGRLAGTVTDHAYDRVRDAFVEGAQHAL